In the Helianthus annuus cultivar XRQ/B chromosome 11, HanXRQr2.0-SUNRISE, whole genome shotgun sequence genome, one interval contains:
- the LOC110888279 gene encoding uncharacterized protein LOC110888279: MVKSDKYLINAVDVSEFNITVSHPNGTKVKVLKIGNLELTKNVVLQDVFYVPDYCVNLLSVHKLAKDNCVSVVFNEDSCLLQDSKSKKILMSGRQDSGLYVVGINGYPPLC, from the exons ATGGTTAAGTCTGATAAATATTTGATAAATGCTGTGGATGTCTCTGAGTTTAATATTACTGTTAGTCATCCAAATGGTACAAAGGTTAAAGTGTTAAAGATTGGTAATCTTGAGCTAACTAAAAATGTTGTGTTACAAGATGTTTTCTATGTTCCAGATTATTGTGTAAATCTGTTGTCTGTACATAAGTTAGCTAAGGATAATTGTGTGTCTGTTGTGTTTAATGAGGATAGTTGTTTGCTTCAGGATTCCAAGTCAAAGAAAATCCTGATGAGTGGTAGGCAAGATAGTGGGCTGTATGTTGTAGGAATTAATG GTTACCCTCCTCTGTGTTGA
- the LOC110892032 gene encoding uncharacterized protein LOC110892032 isoform X1, producing the protein MQNHRFNVQSQNKTFSCLGSITEFIQGKSWYYKGCKKCNKKLDAKGSALACINHLEEKDPKFVYCVSAILADNTKTAMVTLFNDAILSLIDTPCVEMVTQHGYDNPQQIPKPLEIIRGKEKIFLLQFNNRFRQGTTSFVVNQVFDPPTSETPTIAQAGEAISTPTTTPEIQPTTPAIQSTRKRGLLNPTDEHQQKTPKSLAP; encoded by the exons ATGCAAAACCATCGCTTTAAC GTTCAAAGCCAG AACAAAACATTTAGCTGCCTAGGATCAATTACAGAGTTCATTCAAGGGAAGTCTTGGTACTACAAAGGTTGCAAGAAGTGCAACAAAAAGCTTGATGCAAAAGGCAGTGCCCTCGCATGCATAAATCACCTAGAAGAGAAAGATCCCAAATTTGT GTACTGTGTTAGTGCAATCTTGGCCGACAATACAAAAACAGCAATGGTTACTCTTTTCAATGATGCTATTCTCTCGCTGATAGATACACCATGTGTTGAAATGGTTACTCAGCACGGTTATGACAACCCACAACAAATACCAAAACCACTGGAGATCATTAGAGGTAAAGAGAAGATTTTCCTCTTGCAGTTCAATAACCGCTTCCGGCAAGGTACAACAAGCTTTGTGGTCAACCAGGTTTTTGACCCACCTACATCAGAAACTCCCACCATAGCACAAG CAGGCGAAGCAATCTCAACACCAACAACGACGCCTGAAATCCAACCCACAACTCCCGCAATACAATCAACAAGAAAACGTGGACTACTGAACCCAACAG ATGAACATCAACAGAAAACACCAAAATCTCTCGCCCCATAA
- the LOC110892032 gene encoding uncharacterized protein LOC110892032 isoform X2 gives MQNHRFNVQSQNKTFSCLGSITEFIQGKSWYYKGCKKCNKKLDAKGSALACINHLEEKDPKFVYCVSAILADNTKTAMVTLFNDAILSLIDTPCVEMVTQHGYDNPQQIPKPLEIIRGKEKIFLLQFNNRFRQGTTSFVVNQVFDPPTSETPTIAQGEAISTPTTTPEIQPTTPAIQSTRKRGLLNPTDEHQQKTPKSLAP, from the exons ATGCAAAACCATCGCTTTAAC GTTCAAAGCCAG AACAAAACATTTAGCTGCCTAGGATCAATTACAGAGTTCATTCAAGGGAAGTCTTGGTACTACAAAGGTTGCAAGAAGTGCAACAAAAAGCTTGATGCAAAAGGCAGTGCCCTCGCATGCATAAATCACCTAGAAGAGAAAGATCCCAAATTTGT GTACTGTGTTAGTGCAATCTTGGCCGACAATACAAAAACAGCAATGGTTACTCTTTTCAATGATGCTATTCTCTCGCTGATAGATACACCATGTGTTGAAATGGTTACTCAGCACGGTTATGACAACCCACAACAAATACCAAAACCACTGGAGATCATTAGAGGTAAAGAGAAGATTTTCCTCTTGCAGTTCAATAACCGCTTCCGGCAAGGTACAACAAGCTTTGTGGTCAACCAGGTTTTTGACCCACCTACATCAGAAACTCCCACCATAGCACAAG GCGAAGCAATCTCAACACCAACAACGACGCCTGAAATCCAACCCACAACTCCCGCAATACAATCAACAAGAAAACGTGGACTACTGAACCCAACAG ATGAACATCAACAGAAAACACCAAAATCTCTCGCCCCATAA
- the LOC110890308 gene encoding bZIP transcription factor 12: MASSKVMASSSPANQDLQRHISDHNNGLISMNMDDLLKNIYDGSPPVPENFTAGDDPEMTLEDFLTKAGAVREEDVVKLSPVVASEYSGVIDPVISSGTVVGGAFAQQQQQQRMQFNGVSNGGGRGKRKVVVEDPPVDKATQQKQRRMIKNRESAARSRERKQAYTVELESLVTQLEEEHARLLKEVDELNKERLKQLMENLMPVAEKRRPPRLLRRTNSM; the protein is encoded by the exons atggcGTCGTCGAAGGTGATGGCGTCATCATCGCCTGCAAATCAGGATCTGCAACGTCATATCTCCGATCACAACAACGGTTTAATCTCGATGAATATGGACGATCTGTTAAAAAACATCTACGACGGTTCACCTCCGGTGCCGGAGAATTTCACCGCCGGTGATGATCCGGAGATGACGCTAGAAGATTTCCTCACAAAAGCCGGAGCTGTTAGAGAAGAAGATGTTGTGAAATTATCTCCGGTGGTTGCATCGGAATATTCCGGTGTTATTGATCCGGTTATTTCTTCCGGTACGGTTGTTGGTGGTGCGTTtgcacagcagcagcagcagcagcgcATGCAGTTTAACGGCGTTAGTAACGGCGGTGGGAGGGGGAAACGGAAGGTAGTGGTAGAAGATCCGCCGGTTGATAAGGCAACACAGCAGAAACAGAGGAGGATGATTAAGAACAGAGAATCTGCTGCTAGGTCAAGAGAACGGAAGCAG GCTTATACTGTGGAATTGGAGAGTTTGGTGACTCAATTGGAAGAGGAACATGCAAGATTGTTGAAAGAAGTG GATGAACTGAATAAAGAGAGGCTAAAGCAG TTAATGGAGAACCTGATGCCAGTTGCGGAGAAGAGAAGACCACCAAGACTTCTTCGAAGAACTAACTCCATGTGA